A window of Ranitomeya variabilis isolate aRanVar5 chromosome 2, aRanVar5.hap1, whole genome shotgun sequence contains these coding sequences:
- the LOC143808350 gene encoding diacylglycerol O-acyltransferase 2-like, with product MDSHQEREERQKHNCSYTEFLQTLSVLQWILTFLLLGPVCALLISWVIYSKLWPVFVMYIIWMISDRKTPERGGRRSIWMSKWTMWKHFRDYFPIKLHKTTDLDPTLNYIFAYHPHGIMSFGAFCNFGTDSTGFSHIFPSLKPHLTTLAGNFKVPLYRDYLLAAGMCSVAHSSIDYLLSSQCSGNAVVIVIGGAAEALHCTRNKHILTLKKRKGFIRKALTNGASLVPVYSFGENEVLEQYHFKPGSWKRTLQITFQQWIGFAPCIFFGQGIFSSASKGIMPLRKAINTVVGKPIPVPKIENPSEQQVETYHSLYIRSLQDLFNAHKERFGLQQSDSLVLI from the exons ATGGATTCCCACCAGGAG AGAGAAGAGAGGCAGAAACACAACTGTTCATACACTGAGTTCCTGCAGACTCTGAGCGTCTTGCAATGGATATTGACCTTTTTGCTACTAG GTCCAGTGTGTGCTCTCCTGATCAGCTGGGTTATATACAGCAAGCTATGGCCAGTGTTTGTCATGTACATCATCTGGATGATCTCTGATCGGAAAACTCCAGAAAGAG GTGGACGAAGGTCGATATGGATGAGTAAATGGACTATGTGGAAACATTTTAGAGATTATTTCCCTATAAAG CTCCATAAAACTACAGATCTGGATCCAACACTCAACTATATATTTGCCTACCATCCTCACGGCATCATGAGCTTTGGCGCTTTCTGTAACTTTGGCACAGATAGTACAGGATTTTCACACATCTTTCCCAGTTTGAAGCCACACTTGACCACATTAGCAGGAAATTTTAAGGTGCCTTTATACCGAGATTACCTACTGGCTGCAG GGATGTGCTcagtggcccactcctccatagacTACCTACTATCCAGCCAGTGCTCTGGTAATGCAGTTGTAATTGTCATCGGAGGAGCAGCGGAGGCGTTACACTGCACCAGGAATAAACATATACTGACCCTGAAAAAGAGAAAGGGCTTTATCAGGAAGGCCCTCACTAATGG AGCATCCTTGGTTCCCGTGTATTCATTTGGAGAGAATGAAGTACTTGAGCAATATCATTTTAAACCCGGTAGCTGGAAAAGAACCCTACAAATAACATTCCAGCAATGGATTGGTTTTGCACCTTGTATCTTTTTTGGTCAAGGGATCTTTTCCAGTGCTTCCAAAGGAATAATGCCCCTTCGTAAAGCCATCAACACCGTGG TTGGTAAACCTATTCCCGTGCCTAAAATTGAGAATCCCTCTGAGCAGCAGGTGGAAACGTATCATTCTCTCTACATAAGAAGTCTACAAGACCTTTTCAATGCTCACAAGGAACGGTTTGGTCTTCAACAGAGCGACTCCTTGGTGCTGATATGA